CGGGCATGCAATTCAGCCCAGAGCTTCTCGGTTCCCGCTTCCTGCGCATGATTGACGTACTGCGAGGCGACCAGCCATCCCTTGATATAGGGCAGCGGAAAGACGCAGCCGAGCAGGACCAGAGGGAACGAGGTAACGAGATGCACCCAATAGGGCGGATCAAAGGCCACCTGGAGCCACACCACGAAGAATGAGAGCGGGAAAGCGACGATGCAGAGCGAGAAAAAGGCCGGGCCGTCGTCGGGCGCCGCGAAGTTATAGTTCAGATCGCACTTGGGGCAGCGGGTCTGCAACTTCAGCCATTTCCTGAACATGGATGCCGATCCGCACTTGGGGCAAAGACCCTTCAGCCCGCAGTGGAAGATCCATTTCCCTTTGCCTTCGGTGGTGCCTTTGATCTGCATCGACTCAGTCCTTAGCGGGATTGCTGATTCTGCCTGCCCTATACGCCCCCATTTGCATGCATGCAATATACCATGCAATTTACAGATATATGCCTATGCCAGGATTTATATGCATGCATTATGGCCAAGCGCCTTGATAGGCCGACGATAGCAAGCCAATAAACGTGCATATCGGGCAACCATATCTCGACACGGATGTGCGACCAACTATCGATAGCGATCTCTGCCATCAGCCTTCATCGCTTGCGGGAAGCACCCAAAGCCCCAACTTCCGGGCTGACAATCGCATTTGCGCTCCGCGCTGTCTCTTCTGCCATGTGGGCCGGGCCAATCCTGCCGGCCCTGGCTTCGCTGCCTTTGGCACAACCACCATTCTGTTGAGTCTGATCAACGCTGGTGTCCTCCCCATGGGCGGAACTGCGGTCGTCGTCCCCTTGGCATTGGTGTTTGGCGGGTTGACGCAGATGGTTGTCGACATCGTCGAATTCCAGCGCGGGAACACGTTTGAGGCTACAGCATCCTGCAGCTACGGCGCATTCTGGATGTGGTATGCCTTGCTTCAATTGCTGGCCGCCACCCGAATTCTCGATCTGGCAGCGGCTGGACCGACCATGGGCGCTGCCCTCCTGCTGTGGGGCGTGCTCACCCTCTATTTGTGGATCTGCACATTCCGCCAACCTCTGGTGGTTTTCCTGATCTTCCTAACCCTTTGGATTGACTATCTGTTGCTTGGGCTGGGCGCTTTCAATGATACGCCTGTCCTGACCCACGCAGGCGGTTGGCTCGGTATCTTGTGCGGTGCCATTGCGCTCTACGGGAGCTTCGGCACGATAATCAACGCAAATTCTGCAAAAGAAACTGTACCTTTAGGCCCAAAGCTTATCCCATGACGCTATAACATTTTTTACTATTACTGCGGTCAAAATTTAATTCTGATGATCAAGATGAAGTCTTTTCATATCGATTCATTTTGAAATCGGAATTGATCACCTGAATAGAGGAAGGCCAGCAACGCCGACCACTCCTTGGCACCTCCAGTTGGGCTAAGACCAGACCTGACCGGGGTGACTGCGACCACGATCGGATTGCGGAAGTGTGGCGATATATCACCGCCAATCCATCAAATTTCTTGCACTTAAACTGCAAAATTATGCGCTGAACGTTTGGATCTCACTTGGAATAAGGAGCGCCAGTCCGTGATAATCGAGCCTGAACCATGAGCATTCCCCCTGGCGCAGGGCGCACAGCCCCATTCGCGCCATTGATCAATCCGCAATGGCTGCTTTTCTCTTTGAGCAGCTTTCTGGCGGCCGGGATCACGCTGATTGTCACGTTCATGGCCAGCCTGCCCCGGCCATGGTGGGCGCTGCTGACCGTCTATGTCACCGCGCAACCGATGGCAGGCGCCTTTCGCCCCAAGGCGATTTACCGGCTGGGCGGGATCGCACTGGGCGCGCTGGTGACCATCGCGCTTGTGCCCAACCTGCAGAATTCTCCCGCGCTGCTGGTGCTCTGCCTGGCCGCATGGACGGGCTTCTGCATCTATTTTGCCGTGCTGGACCGCACGCCGCGCGCCTTCCTGTTCCAGATGTCGGCCTTCAGCGCGGCGGTGATCAGCTTTCCCTATCTCGACGATCCGGGCAACATCTTCGATACGACCATCGCCCGTGTGCAGGAAATGGCCATCGCCATCCTGAGCGTCACGGCGGTGCATGCCGTGCTTCAGCCATGGAGCGCCACGCCGGTAATCCGTGGCCGCGCGCAATCCTTCCTGACCCACGCCCGCCAATGGATGGCCGAGGCGATCGGCGAGCAGCACACGGTGCTTGAGAACGATCATCGCCGCCGTCTGGCCACCGATGTGACCGAATTGGGCATGCTGGCGGTGCATCTGCCCTTCGACCAGCGGTCGGCGCCCGCCACCCGCCAGCGTATCGCTGCCTTGCAGCAGCAGTTGGCCCGCATCCTGCCGCTGGTCTCGGCGGCATCGAACCGGTTGGCTTTCCTGCGCAACGGATCTGCATTTCCGCTCGCCCTTGAACGCCTGCTCGCGGACATCACCACATGGCTAAGGGATCAGAATAGCCGGGCGGTGGAGGGTTTCACTCTGGCGCAACGCTGCATGCGGCTTGCTCACACCGCCGAGGCGCAGCGCGATTGGCCCTCCCTGCTGGAGGCGAGCGCCTGCATCCGTCTGGCCGAGGCGCTCAAGGCCATGGCAATCAGCCGCCGCCTTGCCGAGCGGATCGGCATGCCCTCTCGCCAGCAGGGCCGCCAGACGCCCGCGCCCTTCGCTCTGGCGCGCGATCACACCATGGCTGCACTGGCCGGACTGGCCACGGCGCTGGCAATCATGCTGTACTGCGGTTTCTGGATCGTGCTGGCCTGGCCCAATGGCTCGGCCACGGCGGCCTTCGCCGCGCTGATCACCTGCTCCTTTGCCGCGCAGGACGATCCGGCGCCCACCATCACGCGCTATCTGGTGGCCACACTCAAGACCTATCCGCTGGCCGCGCTTTACCTCTTCGTGATCCTGCCGCGTGTCGATGGCGCCGAGATGCTGATCCTCACTTTGGCGCCCGCGCTGATCTGGATGGGCTATCTTCAGGCCGATCCCGCGCGCACCGCGCAGGCACTGCCGATGTTTTCCTGCTTTATCGTGGCCATGGGCTTTCTCGCCCGGTTTCAGGCCGATTTCGCCACTTTCGTCAACACGGGCCTTGCACAAACGGGCGGCATCGTCACCACGCTGGTGGTCACGAAACTGTTCCGCTCGACCAATGCGCTGTGGACGGCGCGGCGCATCGCCCGCGCCAACTGGAGCGATATGGCGCAGCTGGCCGACATTCGCCGCCCCTTCCGCCCCGCCGACTGGACCGCCAGAGCGGTGGACCGCCTCGGCCAGTTCGCGGCAAGGATCGCGCTGGCTCCGCCCGGCGATGCGCTGCATGGGGCCGACGGGCTGGCCGATCTGCGGATCGGGCGCAACATCATCCCGCTGCGTCGTGCGCTCAGCCATGTGCCGCATGATCTGCGCCACAGTCTGGGCGTGGTGCTGGGCGATCTGGCGCAGGCCTATCACGCGCGCCGGCAACAGGGGATTGCGCTGCCACCGCCCGCCGCGCTGCTGGGGGGCATCGATGATGCTCTGCGCGGCCTGCTGGTGCTGCCCGCCGATGCTGCGCGGCAGGAAGCGGTGCGCGCGCTGGTCGGTATGCGCTGCAACCTGTTCCCGCAAGCCGATGATTTCACCGTGAGGGCCCCGTGATCGAGGAAGTGCATCTCTGGGGCATCTATATGCCCGCCGCGCTGGCATGGGGCGTGCTGGCCGCGATCCTTGTCTTCGCCCTGCGCGGGGTGTTGCAGCGCCTGCCCCTCGAACGCCTTCTCTGGCACCCCAGCCTCGCCGAGCTGGCCTTGTTCTTTCTGCTGTGGTGGGGGCTCGGCGCCCTTGCCGACAGGCTTCCTGCCGGATGGTTCACATCATAATGGTCTATCGTCAAACTCTGCTGCGTTCGCTGGCCACCTTGCTGGTCATCCTGATCATTCTGGCGGGCATCTATGCACTCTGGCTGCGCTATCAGGTCGAACCTGTCACCCGCGACGGCAAGCTGCGCGCCGATATGGTGCCGGTCTCACCCGATGTCAGCGGGCTGGTCACCGATGTGCGGGTGACCGACAATCAGGTGGTGAAGAAGGGCGATGTGCTCTTCGTCATCGACCGGCCCCGTTATCAGCTGGCCCTCGATCAGGCCGAGGCGACGCTGGCGCTGCAGCAAACCATGCTGGCGCAGGCCGCGCGGGAGGACCGCCGCAACCGCGCCATGCCCGAGGTGGTCGCCGCCGAAGTGACAGAGCAGGGCAGCGCCAAGGTCAGCGAATTGCGCGCCACCATCGGGCAAGCTCTGGCGACGCGCAATCTGGCACGTTTCAACCTGAGCCGCACCGTGGTGCGGGCACCGGTCGATGGCACGGTGTCCAATGTGGGTCTGCAGCCGGGCGTCTATCTGACGGCGGGCAAGCCGGCGCTGGCGCTGGTCTCCGACAAGACCTTGCGCGCCGAGGGCTATTTCGAGGAAACCAAGCTGCCCGATGTGCGCATCGGCGATCCGGCCAGCCTCTATCTGATGGGCGTGGCCGACCGCATCGACGGCCATGTCCAGAGCATCGCGGGCGGTGTCGAGGATCGTGAGCGCACCGGCGCCGATGGCCAGCTCGCCAATGTGAATCCCGCCTTCACCTGGGTTCGCCTTGCCCAGCGCATTCCAGTGCGCGTCGCCATCGACAAGGTCCCGCCCGGCGTCCGCCTGATCCCCGGTCAGACGGTGACTGTCATCGTGCATCCCCGCAAGGATGGGCGCAGCATTCACAGGAGCCTCCCGTGGTAAGGCGCGCCGCAGCGCTGCTGTTGGTGACGGTGCTGGGGGCATGCACCACCGTGGGGCCGAATTACCACGTTCCCGATAAAGCGGTGGTGAAAGCGCCCGAAGCGCAGGGGGCGTTTCTCTCCGCCTCGGCGGGCACAACGGCGCAGGCTTTGCCAGATCGCTGGTGGGCGCTTTACGATGATCCCAAACTCGATGCGCTGATCGAGCAGGCCTTGAATGCCAACACCGATCTGCGCGTGGCTCAGGCCAATCTGGAGCGCAGTCTGGCCCTGCTGGGCGAACGCAACGCGTCCCGCGAAATTCAGGGCGGGGTCGATGCCGAAACCACCCAGTCGCAACGCTCGGCAGAGGCGGAGTTGCAGCATGTGCAGCCGCCCCGGCGGGAACTTTACAACATCGGCCTGGCGGTCAGCTATGATTTCGACCTGTTCGGCGGGCTGAAGCGCGGGATCGAGGCCGCCCATGCCGACAGCGAAGCTGCCGAGGCTGCGCGCGATCTGGTGCGTGTCAATGTCGCCGCCGAGGTGGCCCGCGCCTATGCCGATATCTGCAACAGCGGCCATCAGATGGATGTGCTTGGCCATGCCATTGCCGTGCAGAACAAGGGCGTGCGCCTGACCCGGTTGACCATCCAGCATGGCCGCACGGCGCCCTATGAACTCGACCGTCGTCAGGCCTTGCTGGAAGGCACCAGCGCCCGCCTGCCGCGCCTGGTCGCACGGCAGCGCAATGCGCTGTTCCGCCTGACCGCCCTGCTGGGGCAAGTCCCCGCTCAGGCCGACACCAGCCTGTTGCAATGCCATGCTCCCCTGGCGATCCGGCAGGCGATCCCGGTCGGCGATGGGCAGGCCCTGCTGCAACGCCGCCCCGATATCCGCATCGCCGAAAGGCGTCTGGCGGCCACGACGGCGCGGATCGGCGTGGCCACGGCGGCGCTCTATCCCGATATCACCTTTGGCGCGACGACAGGGTCGACCGGCGCGTTGACCGATTTCCTCTCGCCGCTGACCAACCGTTTCGGCTTTGGCCCGGGGATCAGCTGGACGCTCAACCGCCATGCCGCCCGTGCCCGGATCGAGGCGACGCAAGCGCAAAGCCGGGCCGATCTGGCCAGCTTCGACGGCACGGTCATCAAGGCCCTGCGGGAGGTGGAAACCGCACTCGACAGCTATGAGGCGGGCCTCGTGCAGCAACAGCGGCTGGAGCAGGCGCAGGCCGATGCCGCCCGCCTGTTGCAGCGCACCGCCCAGTTGCGACGCGGCGGACGGATCGCCGTCTTCCCCGCGCTAGATGCTGAAAGGGATGCTCTGGCCGCCGAGCAGGCCGCTGCCGAGGGGCAGGCAGCGGTCAATGATGATCAGATCAGCCTGTTTCTGGCACTGGGCGGAGGGTGGGCAACCCCGAAATAAGGCGTCAGACTGTGATCGCCGCAGCCTCATGCAGGCCAGAGCGGATGCGGTCCATCACGCCCGGATCGGCCTTGGCGGAATGGACCATATAGGCTGAATAGGAAAACTCCGGGCTGCCCGGCACCAGCGCGAGGCGGCCTTGCTCCAGATAGGGTCGGATAAAGCCTTTGCGGAAATAGCCGCTGCCGCCTGTTTCCAGAATATAGTCCAGCGCCAGCGGGCCATAGCTGATCGAGACAACCGGATTGGGCTGATCGGGAAAGGCTGCCTGATAGCTGGCGGCGAACTCATCTCCCCAGTCGATCTGTACGTGGTCCTCGGCGGTGAGGGGCGCAGTGGTGGGTGTCGTGCGCACCAGCACCAGCTTTTCCTCGAACAGCAGTTCAGCGATGATGCCCGGACGGCTGGGGGCTGCATAGAGCACCGCCACATCCAGCGTGCCGTCCTGCACCTGCTCCATCAGCCGCTCGGACGCATCGATCTGGGTGCTGACGGCGATCTCCGGGCATTCCCGGCGCATCCAGAGCAGCCAGTGGCGCAGCAGCGGGTTCCACAGGCTGATCTCTGCCCCTACCGTCACCACAGTTTCGCGACCGGGCGGCAAAGCGACTGCCCGCTGTGCCCGTGCCCAGACCTGCACCAGCGTGGTGGCAAACCGCAGGAACTGCTCGCCCGCCGGGGTCAACCGCGCCCCGGCCTTGTTGCGGATGAAGACAGGGCGGTCGAGCTGCTCTTCCAGCACGCGGATACGCGCGCTGACTGCGGTCTGCGTCAGATTGAGGTTGTTGGCCGCTCCCACGAAGCTGCCGGTCTTGACGACCTCCAGAAAGGTCCGGGCAACGCTGATGTCCATTCAATCAATGTCTGTATGAAACTGCATATCTCAGGATTTTTAGCCTGATTAAATATCCCTCTCAAGGGAAGAGTGAACCGCGCCCAGCCTGCATAGGCAGGTCCGTTTTCGCCGAGTTCAGGTTGGAAATTCGTTGGCCCCTTATTGAGGCTCCCTATGCCAACCGGCCATCTAAAAAGGATCGGAAACAACCCTCCCGAGGGGAGCGTTCCGGTGCCGTCGCGACGGGCATCTGAACCTGTGGCATCTACCCCGGTCCTCCAGCTTCAAACCGGAACTTCCGGAAACCGCGACCGCGCCGCCGCCGCGGATGCATATGGCTCTGCTCAGGGGATCGAGGCCAAAGGCAGAAAGCTGCCATATCCGCCTTGCAGGAAAAGCAGGGGCGTATGAGGATGTTCGACAGCCATGGCATAGACTTCGCCCACCGCGATGTCATGGTCCCCCGCCTCATGCACAGCATAGGGGCGACAGGCGATCCAGGCCACGACGCCCTCGATGATGGGCAGGCCGCCGCTGGACAGTCGATAGGGTACGTTCTCGAACTTGTCCTCCAGCCGGGATGACAGCGCCCGGCAGACGTCCTGCTGATGCTGCGAGAGAACATTCACGCAAAAATCCCCGGCCACAGCGATATCGGCCCAGCTTTTGGAGCGGCGATCCGGCAGGAACGCCACCAGCGGCGGATCGAGCGACACCGATGTGAACGACCCCACCACCATGCCTTTGGGCTTGCCCTCTTTCATGGCGGTCACGGCGCAGACGCCCGTGGGATAATGCCCCAGAATTCTGCGGAATTCCGCAGCGTCGATGGCCTCGGCAATCATGACTTTATCCTTGTGCAAGCAGGCCATCAGGCTCCGGCGCGTCAGGCGCCGGGGCCTTGACCGCCGGATAGCTGTAAGGCCCAAGCAGGAGAATCCCGGCAGCGCACACGATGAAGGACCCGCTCAGCAAGGGCAGCACCGCTTCATAAGAGCCAAGCTTTTCGTAAGCGAAGCCCACCAGGATCGGGCCCACCGCGATGCACACCATCACAGCGCCCTGAAGCACGCCGATCAGCGAACCGAACCGCCGCATGCCGAAATAGCGGCTGGTCAGAAAAGCCAGCAGGTCCACCTCGATGCCAAAGGCGATCCCGCACAGGCCCGCGGCAAACAGCGTGACCGCAAAGGCATGATTGACCAGCATCAGCACCACGCCCGAGGCTGCCAGCAGCAGCACCCCGGCCCCCACGCGCGTGCCGTGAAACCGGTCGAGCAGCACGCCCCCCAAGCGGCCGACCAGCGAGGCCAGACCGAACGCCGAAAGCACCACGGTCGCCTTATCCGCGCTGATGCCGCGCGCCAGCATCAGCGGGACGATGTTTGTCTGCAGCCCGGTCACCGTCAGGGCGGCAAGGCACAGCGGGATGATGATCAACCAGAAGTGGCGGGTCCGCACCGCCTCCCCGACGCTGAGCCCGGGCATGTTGAGCGCAGGCGCACGATCGCGCGCGGGATCAGCGATCACATCCCCGCCAGCCGCGCGCGGGCGCACGAACAGCAGGATCATCGTCAGGCCGACCACCAGCGCCAGACAGGCAAGCCACAGATAGGCCTGACGAAAGCCCGCCGTGCGGATCAGATAGGTCGCCACGATCGGGATGGTGGTCGTCCCCAGCCCCATCAGGGCCGCGGTGGCCCCGATCCCGGCGCCGCGATTGGCATCGAACCATGTCACCACCGCTTTCGCGCAGGAAATCAGGATGCCGCTGGTGGCCAGCCCCATCAGGGCGAAAGGCACATAAAACAACGGCAGCGAGAGAGGCGCCACCGAGACAGCCGCCAGACAGAGGCAATAGGCCAGCCAGCAACTCACCAGGATCGGCCGCATGGCAAAGCGGTCGATCAGCCGGCCGCAGATCGGCAGGCCCACGGCCACGCCCAGAGCGCAGGCAGTATAGCCGCCCAGCACCGATGTCCTGCTCCAGCCGGTCGCCTGCGTCAGGGGCAGCACGAAAAGGCTGAAGGTCGAGAGCACCAGCGGTTGCGCGCTGACCGCCTGGGTCACCCCCGCGCCAAAGACGACATGCCAGGGGCTCTGACGGGACGAAACGGTGGTAACATCAGAAGACATTGCGATCATCCGTCTTGAAAGGTGATGCACCTGCCGGTTTCGGCAATCCCGGGCAGGTGCTGATGGTCATGATGCGGCTGCGGCTTCAGCCGAAGATCGTCTTCATCTTGACGTCACCGATCGGCTGGGTGATGCCCTTGGTGAGCAGGAAGCCGCCGATGCGATCGACCCCGCCGCCAAAGGCGCTCTGCTTGTAGAAGTCGCGCAGCGCATTGGGCGCCCCGCGCTGGCCGTTGATCAGCAATTGACCGGTGCTCAGCTTGCGTGAAAACTCGGTCGCGCGCGCCAGATCACGGCTGTAGACGCTGCCGCTCAGGCCGAAATCGGTGGCGTCATGCAGCATGACCGCCTCTTCCTCGGTGTCATAGGCCGAAACGGTGAAGACCGGGCCAAAGATTTCCTCGCGGAAGATCTTCATGTCAGCCGTTACGCCGGTAAAGACGGTGGGGGCGACATAATAGCCCTTGTCGAAACCGGTCGGCGTGTTGCCGCCCAGCGCCAACACCGCGCCTTCTTCCAGCCCGCTGCGGATGTAGCCTTCCACGCGCTCCTTCTGGCGGGCGGAGACCAGCGGGCCCATGATCGTTTCATCATCCGAAGGATCGCCGAAGCGGAAGGACTGCAGCGTGGCGATCACCCCCGCGACCACCTCATCCTGCATCTTGCGCGGCACGATGATGCGTGCGTTGCAGAAGCAGGCCTGACCCGAAAACGGCAGCCCCTCGCGTTGGATCGAGGAGAGGAACAGCTCCACATCGGCATCGTCGAGCAGCACCGCCGCCGACTTGCCGCCCAGCTCGGCGATCAGCGGCTTGAGCGTGTTGGCGCATTCGCGCGCCACCGCCTTGCCCGATGCCGTCGACCCGGTGAAGGAGACCTTGGCAATGCCGGGATGCGCCACCAGCGCCGCGCCCGTAGCAGGGCCGCCGGTGACGACGTTGAACACGCCGCTGGGCACACCCGCATCGCGCAGGATCTCGGCCAGCAGATAGCAGTCGAGCGAGGTTTCCGGCGAAGGCTTGGCCACCACGGTGCAACCGGCGGCCAGCGCATTGGCAACCTTCATCGCCAGCAGTGCTTGCGGCGCATTCCAAGGCGAAATGGCGGCCACCACGCCGATCGGCTCGCGCTGAAGCAGTGTCTTGCCGCCATTGGGCGCCTCGACCAGCGTTTCATCCTCCAGCTGCCCGGCCCCCATCGAGGCCTGACGGTAAAGCATCTGGGTGATCGTCACATCCTGATCGCGCCACCAGCGGGGTGCGCCATTCTGCAGCAACAGCAGATCCTTCAGCTCCTCGGCACGCGCGGCGATGCCTTCGGCGACGCGGGCCAGAATGGCCGAGCGCGCGGCGCCACCGGCACGGCGCCAGCCGGGCAGCGCGGCGCGCGCGGCGGCCACGGCCCGGTCGATGTCGCGCTCATTGGCATCGGGGATGCTGCCGATGCGCTCCTCGGTGGCAGGGTTGATGGCATGGAGCCGCGCGGTGCTGTCGGCCGCCACGAATTCGCCGCCGATGAAAAGGTCTGAACGGTCGTGCTGGATTGCTGTGGACACTTCGAAACTCCTTAATCGTGCAAAGTCGCGGCGGGCGAGGCCGGAGCCCCGTCGTCAGCCGGGCGATACGTGTCGGCAAGCGCGCGCGGATCGAGCAGGCCCTGCGCCTGCTGCTGCAACAGGCTGGCATGATCGGGCGTGGCGGAAGCGAGGAAGTGCCCCTGCGCCAGAGCCTCGACCAGCACAGCCACCGCCTGCTCGGGGGTCTGCCTGAGGCGCGGGATCAGCCTTGCCAGCGCCGGATCGAGCGGCGGCGCCCCGGCGGGCGGCTTGGCAAAGCCCGTATCGGTCACATCGGGCGCGAAGAGCGTGACACCCACACCATAAGGCGCCAGCGCCACCGCCGTCGATTGCGCAAGACCGATAACCGCCGCCTTGGACGCGATATAGGGCGCCGTCCGCCCACTGAGCGGATGGCCGCTGATCAGCGCCAGGCTGGAGCTGGTCAGCACCACATGGCCCGAGCGCCTTTCCGTGAGATGCGGCGTGAAGGCACGCAACACCCGCACCATGCCCATGACATTGACGTTGAGCACCCGCTCCCACGCCTCATCCGACAGCGTAGCGATGTCGCCGGGGCCGGTGATCCCGGCATGGCTCATCACCAGATCCACCGCGCCGAAGCGGTCAAGCGCCATGTCGCGCGCATGTTCGACCTGACCGGTATCGGCAACATCGCAGGCCAGCCCGATCGCGCTGGGCAGCGAGGCCGCCAGCGCCTGCGCCGCCGCACCGTCAATGTCCGCGATCACGACATTGCCGCCCGCCTTCGCCACATGAGTGGCAAAGCTGCGCCCCATGCCGCTGGCGCCCGCCGTGATGAACAGCGTCTTCCCGGAAAAATCCATCATCATGCTCCAGCCTGCGCGGCGTTGAATTTGGCCTGAGGCAGCGTATCGAGCCGGAACAGGCGATCGGAATTCTCATGCATCACCTTGCGGCGCTGCTCCTCATCGAGCGTGACCGTCGAGCGTATCCATGCGGTGCCTTCGCTCGCCGAGGCGTAGGGATGGTCGGCGGCGAACAGGATGCGGTCGATCGGCGTCACCTCCATCGCGCAGCGCATCGGCGCATCGTAGAAGAAGCCCGCCGTGGTGACGTAAAAATTGCCGCGATAGACATCCTTGAGATGCTGCGACATCTCGGGCGAGGCGCGGTTGAGCACCTTGATCGATCGGTCGAGGAAGAAGGGCAATCCCTCACCGCCATGGCCGATGATCAGTTGCAGCCGGGGAAAGCGCTGAAACACGCCATTGAGCACCATGCGCATGCTGTGCATGGCCACTTCATAATGCCAGCCCATCATGCCGGTCGACAGCATCGCGCCGAACGCCGGGGGCAGATTGGAATAATAGGCGTCCACCACCGCCTTGGGTGCATAGCCGGGGTGCAGATACAGGGGCACGTCCAGCGCCTCTGCGGCCTCAAGCATCGGCCA
The Novosphingobium terrae DNA segment above includes these coding regions:
- a CDS encoding LysR family transcriptional regulator, with amino-acid sequence MDISVARTFLEVVKTGSFVGAANNLNLTQTAVSARIRVLEEQLDRPVFIRNKAGARLTPAGEQFLRFATTLVQVWARAQRAVALPPGRETVVTVGAEISLWNPLLRHWLLWMRRECPEIAVSTQIDASERLMEQVQDGTLDVAVLYAAPSRPGIIAELLFEEKLVLVRTTPTTAPLTAEDHVQIDWGDEFAASYQAAFPDQPNPVVSISYGPLALDYILETGGSGYFRKGFIRPYLEQGRLALVPGSPEFSYSAYMVHSAKADPGVMDRIRSGLHEAAAITV
- a CDS encoding MFS transporter: MSSDVTTVSSRQSPWHVVFGAGVTQAVSAQPLVLSTFSLFVLPLTQATGWSRTSVLGGYTACALGVAVGLPICGRLIDRFAMRPILVSCWLAYCLCLAAVSVAPLSLPLFYVPFALMGLATSGILISCAKAVVTWFDANRGAGIGATAALMGLGTTTIPIVATYLIRTAGFRQAYLWLACLALVVGLTMILLFVRPRAAGGDVIADPARDRAPALNMPGLSVGEAVRTRHFWLIIIPLCLAALTVTGLQTNIVPLMLARGISADKATVVLSAFGLASLVGRLGGVLLDRFHGTRVGAGVLLLAASGVVLMLVNHAFAVTLFAAGLCGIAFGIEVDLLAFLTSRYFGMRRFGSLIGVLQGAVMVCIAVGPILVGFAYEKLGSYEAVLPLLSGSFIVCAAGILLLGPYSYPAVKAPAPDAPEPDGLLAQG
- a CDS encoding DUF983 domain-containing protein, which gives rise to MQIKGTTEGKGKWIFHCGLKGLCPKCGSASMFRKWLKLQTRCPKCDLNYNFAAPDDGPAFFSLCIVAFPLSFFVVWLQVAFDPPYWVHLVTSFPLVLLGCVFPLPYIKGWLVASQYVNHAQEAGTEKLWAELHARAEHEGERHER
- a CDS encoding FUSC family protein; amino-acid sequence: MSIPPGAGRTAPFAPLINPQWLLFSLSSFLAAGITLIVTFMASLPRPWWALLTVYVTAQPMAGAFRPKAIYRLGGIALGALVTIALVPNLQNSPALLVLCLAAWTGFCIYFAVLDRTPRAFLFQMSAFSAAVISFPYLDDPGNIFDTTIARVQEMAIAILSVTAVHAVLQPWSATPVIRGRAQSFLTHARQWMAEAIGEQHTVLENDHRRRLATDVTELGMLAVHLPFDQRSAPATRQRIAALQQQLARILPLVSAASNRLAFLRNGSAFPLALERLLADITTWLRDQNSRAVEGFTLAQRCMRLAHTAEAQRDWPSLLEASACIRLAEALKAMAISRRLAERIGMPSRQQGRQTPAPFALARDHTMAALAGLATALAIMLYCGFWIVLAWPNGSATAAFAALITCSFAAQDDPAPTITRYLVATLKTYPLAALYLFVILPRVDGAEMLILTLAPALIWMGYLQADPARTAQALPMFSCFIVAMGFLARFQADFATFVNTGLAQTGGIVTTLVVTKLFRSTNALWTARRIARANWSDMAQLADIRRPFRPADWTARAVDRLGQFAARIALAPPGDALHGADGLADLRIGRNIIPLRRALSHVPHDLRHSLGVVLGDLAQAYHARRQQGIALPPPAALLGGIDDALRGLLVLPADAARQEAVRALVGMRCNLFPQADDFTVRAP
- a CDS encoding aldehyde dehydrogenase family protein; this encodes MSTAIQHDRSDLFIGGEFVAADSTARLHAINPATEERIGSIPDANERDIDRAVAAARAALPGWRRAGGAARSAILARVAEGIAARAEELKDLLLLQNGAPRWWRDQDVTITQMLYRQASMGAGQLEDETLVEAPNGGKTLLQREPIGVVAAISPWNAPQALLAMKVANALAAGCTVVAKPSPETSLDCYLLAEILRDAGVPSGVFNVVTGGPATGAALVAHPGIAKVSFTGSTASGKAVARECANTLKPLIAELGGKSAAVLLDDADVELFLSSIQREGLPFSGQACFCNARIIVPRKMQDEVVAGVIATLQSFRFGDPSDDETIMGPLVSARQKERVEGYIRSGLEEGAVLALGGNTPTGFDKGYYVAPTVFTGVTADMKIFREEIFGPVFTVSAYDTEEEAVMLHDATDFGLSGSVYSRDLARATEFSRKLSTGQLLINGQRGAPNALRDFYKQSAFGGGVDRIGGFLLTKGITQPIGDVKMKTIFG
- a CDS encoding efflux RND transporter periplasmic adaptor subunit, which codes for MVYRQTLLRSLATLLVILIILAGIYALWLRYQVEPVTRDGKLRADMVPVSPDVSGLVTDVRVTDNQVVKKGDVLFVIDRPRYQLALDQAEATLALQQTMLAQAAREDRRNRAMPEVVAAEVTEQGSAKVSELRATIGQALATRNLARFNLSRTVVRAPVDGTVSNVGLQPGVYLTAGKPALALVSDKTLRAEGYFEETKLPDVRIGDPASLYLMGVADRIDGHVQSIAGGVEDRERTGADGQLANVNPAFTWVRLAQRIPVRVAIDKVPPGVRLIPGQTVTVIVHPRKDGRSIHRSLPW
- a CDS encoding acetate uptake transporter, with amino-acid sequence MHIGQPYLDTDVRPTIDSDLCHQPSSLAGSTQSPNFRADNRICAPRCLFCHVGRANPAGPGFAAFGTTTILLSLINAGVLPMGGTAVVVPLALVFGGLTQMVVDIVEFQRGNTFEATASCSYGAFWMWYALLQLLAATRILDLAAAGPTMGAALLLWGVLTLYLWICTFRQPLVVFLIFLTLWIDYLLLGLGAFNDTPVLTHAGGWLGILCGAIALYGSFGTIINANSAKETVPLGPKLIP
- a CDS encoding flavin reductase family protein, producing the protein MIAEAIDAAEFRRILGHYPTGVCAVTAMKEGKPKGMVVGSFTSVSLDPPLVAFLPDRRSKSWADIAVAGDFCVNVLSQHQQDVCRALSSRLEDKFENVPYRLSSGGLPIIEGVVAWIACRPYAVHEAGDHDIAVGEVYAMAVEHPHTPLLFLQGGYGSFLPLASIP
- a CDS encoding efflux transporter outer membrane subunit — its product is MVRRAAALLLVTVLGACTTVGPNYHVPDKAVVKAPEAQGAFLSASAGTTAQALPDRWWALYDDPKLDALIEQALNANTDLRVAQANLERSLALLGERNASREIQGGVDAETTQSQRSAEAELQHVQPPRRELYNIGLAVSYDFDLFGGLKRGIEAAHADSEAAEAARDLVRVNVAAEVARAYADICNSGHQMDVLGHAIAVQNKGVRLTRLTIQHGRTAPYELDRRQALLEGTSARLPRLVARQRNALFRLTALLGQVPAQADTSLLQCHAPLAIRQAIPVGDGQALLQRRPDIRIAERRLAATTARIGVATAALYPDITFGATTGSTGALTDFLSPLTNRFGFGPGISWTLNRHAARARIEATQAQSRADLASFDGTVIKALREVETALDSYEAGLVQQQRLEQAQADAARLLQRTAQLRRGGRIAVFPALDAERDALAAEQAAAEGQAAVNDDQISLFLALGGGWATPK
- a CDS encoding DUF1656 domain-containing protein; its protein translation is MIEEVHLWGIYMPAALAWGVLAAILVFALRGVLQRLPLERLLWHPSLAELALFFLLWWGLGALADRLPAGWFTS